Proteins encoded together in one Kutzneria kofuensis window:
- a CDS encoding AAA family ATPase, translating to MNGTFGAGKTTTSRLLVKALPQARIFDTEYVGFMLGHVLTEPVENFQDNPPWRALVVRTAVEVLDHVGGTLVIPQTVLTESYAREIFDGLAAEGVKVHHFVLHVDREELVRRIVEDREEAGAKQWRLDHVERYEAALPWLREAGVVVDTTRLGAEEVCARIVSEV from the coding sequence GTGAACGGGACCTTCGGGGCGGGCAAGACCACCACGTCGCGACTGCTGGTGAAGGCGCTGCCGCAGGCCCGGATCTTCGACACCGAGTACGTCGGCTTCATGCTGGGCCACGTGCTGACCGAACCGGTCGAGAACTTCCAGGACAATCCGCCTTGGCGGGCCCTGGTCGTGCGCACCGCCGTCGAGGTGCTCGACCACGTCGGCGGCACGCTGGTCATCCCGCAGACCGTGCTGACCGAGTCCTACGCCCGGGAGATCTTCGACGGGCTGGCCGCCGAGGGCGTGAAGGTGCACCACTTCGTGCTGCACGTCGATCGCGAGGAGCTGGTTCGAAGGATCGTCGAGGATCGAGAGGAGGCGGGAGCGAAGCAGTGGCGACTCGACCATGTCGAGCGGTATGAGGCTGCGCTGCCGTGGCTGCGGGAGGCGGGGGTGGTTGTGGATACGACGAGGTTGGGAGCGGAGGAGGTGTGTGCCCGGATCGTGTCCGAGGTTTGA
- a CDS encoding TIGR03854 family LLM class F420-dependent oxidoreductase → MLKVRLGVGLRPGGGAAEFPKIVDELEAEGVDSLWLSEVVYGGNVDPMIGMAHALARTTKLKVGTGVSVLPGRHPVLVAKQLATLAGLAPKRVLPVFGLRPARRDEWNLFPVPEGRRAAVFDESLRLLRLLLTEDNVSFDGEFFQVDGVSLAERPARPLDIWVGGSAPAALRRVGRLADGWLGSFVTPEQAKLHVETIKAAAAEAGREVEEDHYGLSLAVAPDGIPPALAKAAADRAPGVDPADLVAGSWDDARRLLDGYLDAGLSKFVLRPAGSTSWDEFLAKFLPLAEALHN, encoded by the coding sequence GTGCTGAAGGTGCGGTTGGGCGTCGGACTGAGACCGGGCGGCGGCGCCGCCGAGTTCCCGAAGATCGTCGACGAGCTGGAGGCCGAGGGCGTCGACTCGCTGTGGTTGTCCGAGGTCGTCTACGGCGGCAACGTCGATCCGATGATCGGCATGGCGCACGCGTTGGCCCGCACCACCAAGCTCAAGGTCGGCACCGGGGTTTCGGTGCTGCCCGGGCGGCATCCGGTGCTGGTGGCCAAGCAGCTCGCCACGTTGGCCGGGCTGGCGCCGAAGCGCGTGTTGCCGGTGTTCGGGCTACGGCCCGCGCGGCGCGACGAGTGGAACCTGTTCCCCGTGCCGGAGGGCCGCCGCGCGGCCGTCTTCGACGAGTCGCTGCGGTTGCTGCGGCTGCTGCTCACCGAGGACAACGTCAGCTTCGACGGCGAGTTCTTCCAGGTGGACGGCGTTTCCCTGGCCGAACGCCCGGCGCGGCCGCTGGACATCTGGGTCGGCGGCAGCGCGCCCGCCGCGCTCCGCCGGGTCGGCCGTCTGGCCGACGGCTGGCTGGGCAGCTTCGTCACGCCCGAGCAGGCCAAGCTGCACGTCGAGACGATCAAGGCGGCCGCCGCCGAGGCCGGCCGGGAGGTCGAGGAGGATCATTACGGCCTGTCGCTGGCCGTCGCCCCCGACGGCATTCCGCCCGCGCTGGCCAAGGCCGCCGCGGACCGCGCGCCGGGCGTCGACCCCGCGGATCTGGTCGCCGGCAGTTGGGACGATGCCCGGCGGCTGCTCGACGGCTATCTGGATGCCGGGCTGTCGAAGTTCGTGCTGCGGCCGGCGGGCTCGACGAGTTGGGACGAGTTCCTGGCGAAGTTCCTGCCGCTGGCGGAGGCGCTACACAACTAG
- a CDS encoding ATP-binding protein — translation MAARRLPASRDAFVGRVQELTDIGLLLRRARLVSLVGTGGAGKTRLATEYATRAVATYPDGVWIVELAPLTSDHLLAQTIASALGVREQAGEDLVDTVVLALQGKRALLVIDNCEHLVDASASLADALLTGCPQLRVLVTSRESLDLPGEAVLRVGHLSLPDSSQRSEAVQLFVERARLLRPDFELTDANRPVVAEICMRLDGMPLAIELAARWVRVLSVEEILARLDDRFELLSRGPRTAATRHRDLRATIEWSYELLDDTEREALRRLSVLAGDFSLDSASAVCGVGPQRTLRLLADLDAKSLVVAVPGMVQRFRQLESIRLYAREKLAEAGEVDDTTERLVGWLTSLGESHYVDQMLLTVYDDGPKVDDERDNLLQAVEWTTARRDERLAVLAAALGGAWRRQGHTVQIRKLLEAALTITKADNPYRSLALIELGWFNVTAGDFERARDLAVEAMALEEPRDRPVVLGRNMTLLSMVYQALGDVERSTRCAERCVELVRPLGRPLDTAVGMHNLGYGAMAGGDPARAAELIEECLPVYMELADPVKQMEILHSAGGIALERGKIDQAGDYFRRSVEVCPAAGEPATYPVEGLAIVAALTGEPKRALLLGTAMATQLRKWRMRREPFWQRHVDAAMATARASLSAQAAREATEAGERMTLAQAIAYALRTPVADDDDSPLSQREWDVAMLTAEGLTNREIAVRLSISERTVETHLLHIRTKLDLRTRAQVAAWAVEQGRVSSRP, via the coding sequence ATGGCCGCGCGCCGGTTGCCGGCCAGCCGCGACGCGTTCGTCGGGCGGGTCCAGGAGCTGACCGACATCGGCCTGCTGTTGCGCCGCGCCCGACTGGTGAGCCTGGTCGGCACGGGCGGCGCCGGCAAGACGCGGTTGGCGACGGAGTACGCGACCCGTGCCGTGGCCACGTATCCCGACGGCGTGTGGATCGTCGAGCTGGCCCCGCTGACCAGCGATCACCTGCTGGCGCAGACGATCGCCTCCGCGCTGGGCGTGCGGGAGCAGGCCGGTGAGGATCTGGTGGACACGGTTGTCCTTGCGCTGCAGGGCAAGCGAGCACTGCTCGTCATCGACAACTGTGAGCATCTCGTGGATGCGAGCGCGTCGCTGGCCGACGCGCTGCTCACCGGCTGCCCGCAGCTGCGCGTGCTCGTCACCAGCCGGGAATCCCTTGACCTGCCTGGGGAAGCCGTGCTCCGGGTCGGACATCTCTCGCTGCCGGACTCCTCGCAGCGTTCCGAAGCCGTGCAGCTCTTCGTGGAACGGGCCCGGCTGCTGAGGCCGGACTTCGAGTTGACGGACGCGAACCGGCCGGTCGTGGCGGAGATCTGCATGCGCCTGGACGGCATGCCGCTGGCGATCGAGCTGGCCGCGCGCTGGGTGCGAGTACTGTCGGTCGAGGAGATCCTCGCGCGCCTGGACGACCGGTTCGAACTGCTGTCGCGCGGCCCGCGCACGGCCGCGACGCGGCACCGTGACCTGCGGGCGACCATCGAGTGGAGCTACGAGCTGCTCGACGACACCGAGCGCGAGGCGCTGCGCCGGTTGTCGGTGCTGGCCGGCGACTTCAGCCTCGACTCGGCCAGCGCGGTGTGCGGCGTCGGCCCGCAGCGCACGCTCCGGCTGCTCGCCGACCTGGACGCGAAGTCGCTGGTCGTGGCCGTGCCCGGGATGGTGCAGCGGTTCCGCCAGCTGGAGTCGATCCGGCTCTACGCGCGGGAGAAGCTGGCCGAGGCCGGCGAGGTCGACGACACCACCGAACGGCTGGTCGGCTGGCTGACCTCGCTCGGCGAGTCGCACTACGTGGACCAGATGCTGCTCACGGTGTACGACGACGGCCCCAAGGTCGACGACGAGCGCGACAACCTGTTGCAGGCCGTGGAATGGACGACGGCACGCCGCGACGAGCGCCTTGCGGTGCTGGCCGCCGCGCTCGGCGGCGCCTGGCGGCGGCAGGGGCACACCGTCCAGATCCGCAAGCTGCTCGAGGCCGCGCTGACGATCACGAAGGCCGACAATCCGTACCGCAGCCTGGCGCTGATCGAACTGGGGTGGTTCAACGTCACCGCGGGGGACTTCGAGCGGGCCCGCGACCTGGCCGTCGAGGCGATGGCGTTGGAGGAGCCGCGCGACCGGCCGGTGGTGCTGGGTCGCAACATGACCCTGTTGTCCATGGTCTACCAGGCCCTGGGCGACGTGGAGCGCAGCACGCGGTGCGCCGAGCGCTGCGTGGAGTTGGTGCGGCCGCTGGGCCGGCCCCTGGACACCGCGGTGGGAATGCACAATCTCGGCTACGGCGCCATGGCCGGCGGCGACCCGGCGCGGGCGGCGGAGCTGATCGAGGAGTGCCTGCCGGTCTACATGGAGCTCGCGGATCCAGTGAAGCAGATGGAGATCCTGCACTCGGCCGGCGGGATCGCCCTGGAGCGCGGGAAGATCGACCAGGCCGGGGACTACTTCCGGCGCAGCGTCGAGGTCTGTCCGGCGGCGGGTGAGCCGGCCACGTACCCGGTGGAGGGGCTGGCGATCGTCGCCGCGCTGACCGGCGAGCCGAAGCGGGCGCTGCTGCTCGGCACGGCGATGGCGACGCAGCTGCGGAAGTGGCGGATGCGCCGGGAACCGTTCTGGCAGCGGCATGTCGACGCCGCCATGGCCACCGCGCGGGCGTCGCTGAGCGCGCAGGCGGCGCGGGAGGCCACCGAGGCCGGCGAGCGGATGACCCTGGCGCAGGCGATCGCGTACGCGCTGCGGACGCCGGTCGCCGATGACGACGACTCGCCGCTGTCGCAGCGCGAGTGGGACGTGGCGATGCTGACGGCGGAGGGCCTGACCAACCGGGAGATCGCGGTCCGGCTGTCGATCTCCGAGCGGACCGTGGAGACACATCTGCTGCACATCCGCACCAAGCTGGACCTGCGGACCCGGGCCCAGGTCGCGGCGTGGGCGGTCGAGCAGGGCCGGGTTTCGTCACGCCCCTGA
- a CDS encoding DUF427 domain-containing protein, protein MSKQVLIPNEKHPITVTATGEHVVATVGGRVIADTREALTLQESTYPAVRYIPRKDVDFTLLERSEHETYCPYKGDASYYSIRAGETSADNAVWTYETPYDAVAEIKEYVAFYPNVVDVQVRED, encoded by the coding sequence GTGAGCAAGCAGGTCCTGATCCCGAACGAGAAGCACCCGATCACGGTGACGGCGACGGGTGAGCACGTGGTGGCGACGGTCGGCGGCCGGGTCATCGCGGACACCCGGGAGGCGCTGACGCTGCAGGAGAGCACGTACCCGGCGGTGCGGTACATCCCGCGCAAGGACGTGGACTTCACGCTGCTGGAGCGGTCGGAGCACGAGACGTACTGCCCGTACAAGGGGGACGCCTCCTACTACAGCATCCGGGCGGGGGAGACCTCGGCGGACAACGCGGTGTGGACGTACGAGACTCCCTACGACGCGGTGGCGGAGATCAAGGAGTACGTGGCGTTCTACCCGAACGTCGTGGACGTGCAGGTGCGCGAGGACTGA
- a CDS encoding HNH endonuclease, with product MEELTLDMENKEPCGALFDLLARVGIPGLSGQEKVTAYILAGKIAAFGHAIQLEVLHHVDDLTELAMAGHEPERALGQRKEFSRVVETLPRLFAQLRRGEIDQRRLEVVDERVAHLPTQALITQVEDTLIEVAPGLNRSQLARQTTKLVALADPDGSDRRCQQAKAERRVEFRPLPDGMAQLKAVLPAVEARMAYDLLNADVAELPQDDRTTDQKRADAFLDRFLANTKERQVQVHVTIPVETLIGLTKDPGLLDGYGPIPAELACELAMQGPWRGILLDEYRHATGMSTAKYRPTAPMREMVKIHDGGTCTAPGCTSPIRELDHVIPWPKGKTTATQLKGLCSWHHHRKHDNYTVTLDPDGTTTWTTPQGRVHTTRPHQY from the coding sequence ATGGAAGAACTCACCCTCGACATGGAGAACAAGGAGCCTTGCGGGGCCCTGTTTGACCTGTTGGCGAGGGTGGGCATTCCAGGCCTCTCCGGTCAGGAGAAGGTCACCGCCTACATTCTGGCCGGCAAGATCGCCGCATTCGGCCACGCCATCCAGCTGGAGGTCCTCCACCACGTCGACGACCTCACGGAGTTGGCCATGGCCGGCCATGAACCCGAGCGGGCGTTGGGACAACGCAAGGAATTCAGCCGGGTGGTCGAGACACTGCCCCGGCTGTTCGCCCAGCTGCGGCGCGGGGAGATCGACCAGCGGCGGCTGGAAGTCGTGGACGAGCGGGTCGCCCACCTGCCCACCCAGGCCCTGATCACCCAGGTCGAAGACACCCTGATCGAGGTCGCGCCCGGGTTGAACCGCAGCCAACTCGCCCGCCAGACCACCAAACTCGTCGCGCTGGCCGACCCCGACGGCAGCGACCGACGCTGCCAGCAGGCCAAGGCCGAGCGCCGAGTCGAATTCAGACCCCTCCCGGACGGGATGGCCCAGCTCAAGGCGGTGCTGCCCGCCGTGGAGGCCCGCATGGCCTACGACCTGCTCAACGCCGACGTCGCCGAGCTGCCCCAAGATGACCGGACCACCGACCAGAAGCGGGCCGACGCCTTCCTCGACCGCTTCCTCGCCAACACCAAGGAGCGCCAGGTCCAGGTGCATGTGACGATCCCCGTCGAGACCTTGATCGGGCTGACCAAAGACCCCGGCCTGTTGGACGGCTACGGCCCCATCCCCGCCGAACTCGCCTGCGAACTGGCCATGCAGGGCCCCTGGCGCGGCATCCTGCTCGACGAGTACCGGCACGCCACCGGCATGAGCACCGCCAAGTACCGGCCCACCGCCCCCATGCGGGAGATGGTCAAGATCCACGACGGCGGCACCTGCACCGCCCCCGGCTGCACCAGCCCCATCCGCGAACTCGACCACGTCATCCCCTGGCCCAAAGGCAAAACCACAGCCACCCAACTCAAGGGCCTCTGCTCCTGGCACCACCACCGCAAACACGACAACTACACCGTCACCCTCGACCCCGACGGCACCACCACCTGGACCACACCCCAGGGCCGGGTCCACACCACCCGACCCCATCAGTACTAA
- a CDS encoding gamma-glutamyltransferase, translating into MDPRTWDTDEVRRYLLLGTSPPDTEGVSGVGERAMVVGSTGPFAQLAGRQALAAGGSAVDAVIATSLAQIALAAGSWVSYAGVFTMTHFLDGRTDSLSAGFATFAEEDDPASIPRQPIASGRTALVPGFMAGVQAAHRRFGRLPWADLFEPAIFVAEQGFPVGLGRANQFALRKDVLPPGFHAVEGDEFRQPDLARTLRAVAAEGAEWMYHGPWAREFVDVVRAAGGKATPADLAAYEPVWDTPVTVDFHGAQVHAVGRPNRGGVALAEALRLAEGIGDPLTDPVALRDLIGVARQSGRPGGHSDFVLAVDSYGAVAAACHSINTSLWGTTGLFAGGVSIPDAASFQQATLAKLGPGEHLPSPANPAIVLRDGVPVLASSSIGAGLHCATLQCLHAVLGLGVDIADAVRRPMFHGPDYLAGDTVVTPVQDRLQGKRFGSAWQNAVQRAREAGVSREGMWDAVLADIPQVIEDRFDSDVLRRAEELGQRLTVRPVTEPSIPRGFWGGIALGDRLVGARTPFSGGTVEGL; encoded by the coding sequence ATGGATCCGAGAACCTGGGACACCGACGAGGTGCGTCGCTACCTGCTGCTCGGCACGTCGCCGCCGGACACCGAGGGCGTCTCCGGCGTGGGCGAGCGGGCGATGGTGGTGGGCTCCACCGGGCCGTTCGCCCAGCTCGCCGGCCGGCAGGCGCTGGCGGCCGGCGGCAGCGCGGTGGACGCCGTCATCGCGACGTCCCTCGCCCAGATCGCGCTGGCCGCCGGCTCGTGGGTGAGCTATGCGGGTGTATTCACCATGACGCATTTCCTCGACGGCAGAACGGATTCGCTCAGCGCCGGCTTCGCGACGTTCGCCGAGGAGGACGACCCCGCCAGCATCCCGCGGCAGCCGATCGCGAGCGGCCGTACGGCATTGGTGCCGGGCTTCATGGCCGGAGTGCAGGCAGCGCACCGAAGATTCGGTCGCCTACCGTGGGCGGATCTCTTCGAGCCGGCGATTTTTGTTGCCGAGCAGGGCTTTCCGGTCGGCCTCGGCCGGGCAAACCAGTTCGCGCTACGGAAAGATGTTCTGCCGCCGGGGTTTCATGCCGTCGAGGGCGACGAGTTCCGCCAGCCCGACCTGGCCCGCACGCTGCGGGCCGTCGCCGCCGAGGGCGCGGAGTGGATGTATCACGGGCCGTGGGCACGGGAGTTCGTCGACGTCGTGCGCGCGGCCGGCGGCAAGGCCACGCCGGCCGATCTCGCCGCGTACGAACCGGTTTGGGACACGCCGGTGACCGTGGACTTCCACGGTGCCCAGGTGCACGCCGTCGGCCGACCGAACCGTGGCGGCGTGGCCCTCGCCGAGGCGTTACGCCTGGCCGAGGGCATCGGCGACCCGCTGACCGACCCGGTCGCGCTGCGGGACCTGATCGGCGTCGCGCGGCAATCCGGCCGTCCCGGCGGGCACTCCGACTTCGTGCTGGCCGTCGACTCGTACGGGGCCGTGGCCGCCGCGTGCCACTCCATCAACACCAGCTTGTGGGGCACCACCGGCTTGTTCGCCGGCGGCGTCTCCATCCCCGATGCAGCGTCGTTCCAGCAGGCCACCCTGGCCAAGCTCGGCCCCGGCGAGCACTTACCGTCGCCCGCCAACCCCGCGATCGTGCTGCGCGACGGCGTGCCGGTGCTGGCATCCAGCAGCATCGGCGCCGGCTTGCACTGCGCCACCCTGCAATGCCTGCACGCCGTGCTCGGCCTCGGCGTGGACATCGCCGACGCCGTGCGCCGCCCAATGTTCCACGGCCCCGACTACCTGGCCGGCGACACCGTCGTCACACCCGTGCAGGATCGATTACAGGGCAAGCGTTTCGGCTCCGCGTGGCAGAACGCCGTGCAGCGCGCCCGCGAGGCCGGCGTGTCCCGCGAAGGCATGTGGGATGCCGTGCTGGCCGACATCCCCCAGGTCATCGAGGACCGCTTCGACTCGGATGTGCTGCGCCGCGCCGAGGAGCTCGGTCAGCGGCTCACCGTGCGACCCGTCACCGAGCCGTCCATCCCCCGCGGCTTCTGGGGCGGGATCGCCCTCGGTGACCGGCTCGTCGGCGCACGCACCCCGTTCTCGGGCGGCACCGTCGAAGGGCTGTAG
- a CDS encoding FAD-dependent oxidoreductase, with product MTRILIIGGGIAGTSAALAVHKAGLDVTVFEAHPDSGADIGAFLTLASNGMIALAQLDAAEAVARVGFPLTAMRVTAHNGDVLAVTPIGEQDDPLRHYRCIGRAELGAALRAEARRRGIEIVHGKRLIGVDDGTVTFEDGSTATGDLILGADGLNSTVRSLIAPTSPRYAGQRVFYGYTTDAKPDHEPGRIEMLRGSGTAIGYAVSPEGETNWFCRVPDTELTAEEIAAGSPEQWRETLLPLVRPDATPAAEIIAATTDRLMVTNARDLPEGMPWRAGRMLLVGDAAHAASPATGQGASMALEDAVVLGKALRDLGVTTEALDAYETLRRPRVEQNIATSARFTAARTGSTTPPSARPKPSEQPDFLAHLDWSRPTGYLGTDGQHV from the coding sequence GTGACGCGAATCCTGATCATCGGCGGCGGCATCGCGGGCACGTCGGCGGCGCTGGCCGTGCACAAGGCGGGCCTCGACGTGACCGTGTTCGAGGCCCACCCGGACAGCGGCGCCGACATCGGAGCATTCCTCACGCTGGCCAGCAACGGCATGATCGCGTTGGCCCAGCTGGACGCCGCCGAGGCCGTCGCCCGGGTCGGCTTTCCGCTGACCGCCATGCGCGTCACCGCGCACAACGGCGATGTGCTGGCCGTCACGCCGATCGGCGAGCAGGACGATCCGCTCAGGCACTACCGCTGCATCGGCCGCGCCGAGTTGGGCGCCGCCCTGCGCGCGGAGGCCAGGCGGCGGGGCATCGAGATCGTGCACGGCAAGCGCCTCATCGGTGTCGACGACGGCACCGTCACCTTCGAGGACGGCAGCACCGCGACCGGTGACCTCATCCTCGGCGCGGACGGGCTGAACTCGACGGTCCGCTCGCTCATCGCGCCGACCAGCCCCCGCTACGCCGGCCAGCGCGTCTTCTACGGCTACACCACCGACGCCAAGCCCGATCACGAGCCGGGGCGGATCGAGATGCTCCGCGGCAGCGGCACGGCCATCGGCTACGCCGTGTCGCCGGAGGGGGAGACGAACTGGTTCTGCCGCGTGCCGGACACCGAGCTGACGGCCGAGGAGATCGCCGCCGGCTCGCCCGAGCAGTGGCGGGAGACGCTGCTGCCACTGGTCCGCCCGGACGCGACGCCGGCGGCCGAGATCATCGCCGCGACGACCGACCGGCTGATGGTCACCAACGCCCGTGACCTGCCGGAAGGCATGCCGTGGCGGGCCGGCCGGATGCTGCTCGTCGGGGACGCCGCGCACGCCGCGTCCCCCGCGACCGGCCAGGGCGCGTCGATGGCCTTGGAGGACGCCGTCGTACTGGGCAAGGCCCTGCGCGACCTGGGCGTGACGACCGAGGCCCTGGATGCCTACGAGACGTTGCGCCGGCCCCGCGTCGAGCAGAACATCGCCACCAGCGCCCGGTTCACCGCCGCGCGAACGGGCAGCACGACGCCGCCCAGCGCCCGGCCGAAGCCGTCCGAACAGCCGGATTTCCTGGCCCATCTGGACTGGTCCCGGCCGACCGGGTATCTGGGCACGGACGGGCAGCACGTGTGA
- a CDS encoding CaiB/BaiF CoA transferase family protein — MPGPLSGLLVVALEQAVAAPFATRQLADLGARVIKIERPGGDFARGYDRAVHGQSSHFVWLNRGKQSVELDVKESPHVLRALVERADVFVQNLAPGAAARLGFGADDLTARHPRLVTCDISGYGSDGPYRDRKAYDLLIQSEAGLISITGTPESPAKVGIAAADIAAGMYAYSGILTALYDRERTGRGSAIEVSMLEALGEWMGFPFYYGTYGGTPPVRSGVHHATIAPYGAYRAGDGTVIQLGIQNEREWQEFCTKALLMPHVATDARFVSNSDRLVHRSELDAVIDSVFGGLTGPELIGRLESARIAFAQQRTVAEFAAHPQLRHRDRWRTVSTPEGDVRALLPPATFRGREAEMGPVPALGQHTEEVLRWLGV; from the coding sequence ATGCCAGGACCGCTGTCCGGACTGCTGGTCGTCGCCTTGGAACAGGCCGTGGCCGCGCCCTTCGCCACGCGCCAACTGGCCGACCTCGGCGCCCGGGTGATCAAGATCGAGCGTCCCGGGGGCGATTTCGCGCGGGGCTACGACCGGGCCGTGCACGGGCAGTCCAGCCACTTCGTGTGGCTCAACCGCGGCAAGCAAAGCGTCGAGCTGGACGTGAAGGAATCCCCGCACGTGCTGCGGGCCCTGGTGGAGCGGGCCGACGTGTTCGTGCAGAACCTCGCGCCCGGCGCGGCCGCCCGGCTCGGCTTCGGGGCGGACGACCTGACGGCCCGACATCCGCGGCTGGTCACGTGCGACATCTCCGGCTACGGCTCGGACGGCCCGTACCGTGACCGCAAGGCCTACGACCTGCTGATCCAGAGCGAGGCCGGACTCATCTCGATCACCGGCACCCCGGAGTCGCCGGCCAAGGTCGGCATCGCCGCCGCCGACATCGCCGCCGGAATGTACGCGTACAGCGGGATCCTGACCGCTCTGTACGACCGTGAGCGCACCGGCCGGGGCAGCGCCATCGAGGTGTCGATGCTGGAGGCGCTCGGCGAGTGGATGGGATTTCCCTTCTACTACGGCACTTACGGCGGCACCCCGCCCGTGCGCAGCGGCGTGCACCACGCCACCATCGCGCCGTACGGGGCCTACCGGGCCGGCGACGGCACCGTGATCCAGCTCGGCATCCAGAACGAGCGGGAGTGGCAGGAGTTCTGCACCAAGGCGCTCCTCATGCCGCATGTGGCCACCGATGCGCGTTTCGTGTCGAACTCCGACCGCCTGGTTCACCGATCGGAACTGGACGCCGTCATCGACTCCGTGTTCGGCGGCCTGACCGGCCCGGAGCTGATAGGTCGCCTGGAATCCGCCCGTATCGCCTTCGCCCAGCAGCGGACGGTCGCCGAGTTCGCCGCCCATCCCCAGCTCCGCCACCGTGATCGCTGGCGGACCGTGTCCACACCCGAGGGCGACGTGCGGGCATTGCTGCCGCCGGCCACCTTCCGCGGCCGGGAGGCCGAGATGGGGCCGGTGCCGGCGTTGGGCCAGCACACCGAGGAAGTGCTGCGCTGGCTGGGCGTCTAG
- a CDS encoding sigma factor, giving the protein MARGEKVVRALYQQHGAALMAYANRLTGGRRAWAEDVVTQTLVRAAKARDLGEGVQARLWLFRTVQDVVGEGTDSVVPAAQRRQLAVADALLALPPRHRDVLVAPKAGATATKDAFVALHAFKDALAARGVTKSGLDDLLAERQQ; this is encoded by the coding sequence ATGGCTAGGGGTGAGAAGGTCGTCCGGGCGTTGTACCAGCAGCACGGGGCCGCGCTGATGGCATACGCGAACCGGCTGACCGGGGGCCGCCGCGCCTGGGCCGAGGACGTCGTCACGCAGACCCTGGTTCGGGCGGCCAAGGCCCGTGACCTGGGCGAAGGCGTGCAGGCCAGGCTGTGGCTGTTCCGGACCGTGCAGGACGTGGTGGGTGAGGGCACCGACAGCGTGGTTCCGGCGGCGCAGCGCCGCCAGCTCGCCGTCGCCGACGCGCTGCTCGCGCTGCCGCCCCGGCACCGTGACGTTTTGGTCGCGCCGAAGGCCGGCGCGACCGCAACCAAGGACGCCTTCGTCGCGCTGCATGCGTTCAAGGACGCTCTCGCGGCGCGCGGCGTGACGAAATCAGGTCTCGACGATCTGCTTGCCGAGCGGCAGCAGTGA